The genomic window GGCATCCCACGGAAAGGTGGTGCCCGGGCCCAGTAGGCTTCGGCGCGAGAGCCGGAGCCCCTGTACCCATGGGGACACACCTGCCGAGGAGCGCCCCGCATGAGCCTGACCCTGAGGACCATCAGCCGAGAGCAGCATCTGGCATACATCCAGACCCTGCCCGCGGCGAGTCACTGCCAGGTCCCGGCATGGGCGGACGTCAAGACGGAGTGGCGCTCGGAGAACCTCGGCTGGTTCGACAAGAGCGGTGAGCTCGTCGGCGTCGGTCTCGTCCTGTACCGGCAGCTGCCCAAGATCAAGCGGTACCTCGCCTATCTCCCCGAGGGTCCGGTGATCAACTGGTACGCGCCGAACCTGGACGACTGGCTGCAGCCGATGCTGGCCCACCTCAAGAACCAGGGTGCCTTCTCGGTGAAGATGGGCCCGCCCGTCGTCATCCGCCGCTGGGACGCCCCGGCGATCAAGGCCGGTATCCAGGACCCGGACGTGAAGCGCCTGCGCGATGTCGAGGCCACCCATATCGAGCCGCGCGCCTTCGAGGTCGCCGACCGGCTCCGCAAGATGGGCTGGCAGCAGGGTGAGGACGGCGGCGCCGGCTTCGGAGACGTACAGCCCCGGTACGTCTACCAGGTGCCGCTGGCCAACCGGTCTCTCGATGACGTCCTCAAGGGCTTCAACCAGCTCTGGCGGCGCAACATCAAGAAGGCCGAGAAGGCCGGTGTCGAGGTGGTCCAGGGCGGCTACGACGACCTCGCCGAGTGGCAGCGGCTCTACGAGATCACGGCCGAGCGCGACCGCTTCCGCCCCCGCCCGCTTTCCTACTTCCAGCGCATGTGGACGGTCCTGAACAGCGAGGACCCCAACCGCATGCGGCTCTACTTCGCGCGGCACAACGGGGTGAACCTGTCCGCCGCGACCATGCTCGTCGTCGGCGGTCACGTCTGGTACTCCTACGGAGCCTCCGACAACATCGGCCGCGAGGTCCGGCCCTCGAACGCGATGCAGTGGCGGATGCTGCGCGATGCCTACGCCATGGGCGCCACCGTCTACGACCTGCGCGGCATCAGCGACTCCCTCGACGAGAGCGACCACCTTTTCGGCCTCATCCAGTTCAAGGTCGGCACCGGCGGAGAAGCCGTCGAGTACGTCGGCGAGTGGGACTTCCCGCTCAACAAGCTGCTGCACAAGGCGCTCGACATGTACATGTCCCGCCGCTGATGTTTCCGTAGACCCCGCTCATCACTCTGATACACCGCTCACCCCAGAAAGGTTCCGGACCGGCCATGGCGCTCTCCCTCTATGTCGACACCGCTCGCTGGCGGGCGCACCAGAAGTCCGTGATCGACCAGTTCCCCGGCCTGGTCCCGGTCTGCAAGGGCAACGGCTACGGGTTCGGCCATGAGCGGCTCGCGGAGGAGACCACCCGCTTCGGCTCGGACATGCTTGCCGTCGGCACGACCTACGAAGCGGCCCGGATCAAGGACTGGTTCAGCGGCGACCTCCTCGTCCTCACGCCCTTCCGCCGGGGAGAAGAGCCGGTTCCGCTGCCGGACCGGGTCATCCGCTCGGTCTCCTCCGTCGACGGTGTGCACGCTCTCGTCGGCGCGCGCGTGGTCATCGAGTGCATGAGCTCCATGAAGCGCCACGGCGTCTCCGAGCACGAGCTGGGCCAGCTGCACGCCGCCATCGAGGACGTACGGCTGGAGGGCTTCGCGCTGCATCTGCCGCTGGACCGGACGGACGGCTCGGACGCGGTCGAAGAGGTCATCGGGTGGATGGACCGGCTGCGCAGCGCCCGGCTGCCGCTCCACACCATGTTTGTGAGCCACCTGGGCGCCGCAGAACTGGCCCGTCTGCAGCAGCAGTTCCCGCAGACCCGCTTCCGCGCACGGATCGGCACGCGGCTGTGGCTCGGCGACCACGAGGCCACCGAGTACCGCGGCTCCGTCCTCGACGTCACCCCTGTCGCCAAGGGCGACCGGTTCGGCTACCGGCAGCAGAAGGCGGCCTCCGACGGCTGGCTGGTCGTCGTGGCCGGCGGCACCTCCCACGGCGTCGGACTGGAGGCGCCGAAGGCGCTGCACGGCGTCATGCCGCGCGCCAAGGGCGTCGCCCGGGCGGGCCTGGCCACCGTCAACCGCAACCTCTCGCCGTTCGTCTGGGCGGGCAAGCAGCGCTGGTTCGCCGAGCCGCCGCACATGCAGGTCTCGATCCTGTTCATCCCGGCGGACTCGCAGGAGCCGCAGGTCGGCGACGAGCTGGTCGCCCACCTGCGCCACACGACCACGCAGTTCGACCGCCTGGTCGACCGCTAGGGCCTGTCAGCCGGCCGTGGGCCCTGTCGTTCCCCACTCCACCCGCGGCCCCTCCACCGCGTGCGCAGCGTGCCGCGCGGGATGTGCCGCCCGCCCGAGCACGAACACGTCGGGCGCCCCGTCCAGCACTCCGCCCGAGGGGTCGTCGGCCCCCTCCCGCCGGACGGGGTCCCGCTCCGGCATCAGGATGTCCCGTACGACCACCGCGCACAGGTACAGCGTCCCCAGCAGGTGCACGGCGATCGCCAGCTGATAACCCTCCGTCGGGAGGCCCTGGTGCTTGTCGCCGCTGCTCGTGTATGCCAGGTACATCCAGATCCCCAGGAAGTACATGACCTCGCACGCCTGCCAGATCAGGAAGTCCCTC from Streptomyces formicae includes these protein-coding regions:
- a CDS encoding lipid II:glycine glycyltransferase FemX, which codes for MSLTLRTISREQHLAYIQTLPAASHCQVPAWADVKTEWRSENLGWFDKSGELVGVGLVLYRQLPKIKRYLAYLPEGPVINWYAPNLDDWLQPMLAHLKNQGAFSVKMGPPVVIRRWDAPAIKAGIQDPDVKRLRDVEATHIEPRAFEVADRLRKMGWQQGEDGGAGFGDVQPRYVYQVPLANRSLDDVLKGFNQLWRRNIKKAEKAGVEVVQGGYDDLAEWQRLYEITAERDRFRPRPLSYFQRMWTVLNSEDPNRMRLYFARHNGVNLSAATMLVVGGHVWYSYGASDNIGREVRPSNAMQWRMLRDAYAMGATVYDLRGISDSLDESDHLFGLIQFKVGTGGEAVEYVGEWDFPLNKLLHKALDMYMSRR
- a CDS encoding alanine racemase; this translates as MALSLYVDTARWRAHQKSVIDQFPGLVPVCKGNGYGFGHERLAEETTRFGSDMLAVGTTYEAARIKDWFSGDLLVLTPFRRGEEPVPLPDRVIRSVSSVDGVHALVGARVVIECMSSMKRHGVSEHELGQLHAAIEDVRLEGFALHLPLDRTDGSDAVEEVIGWMDRLRSARLPLHTMFVSHLGAAELARLQQQFPQTRFRARIGTRLWLGDHEATEYRGSVLDVTPVAKGDRFGYRQQKAASDGWLVVVAGGTSHGVGLEAPKALHGVMPRAKGVARAGLATVNRNLSPFVWAGKQRWFAEPPHMQVSILFIPADSQEPQVGDELVAHLRHTTTQFDRLVDR